The genomic region ACGGCGGCATGGGTGGTCACGATCGTTCCGGATGAGCCGAAGGCGGCCGCGCCGGCCGCGCGGCCCGCGCCGCGCCTGTGCTTCGCCGCGGAAGACGATTTCTGAGAACCGGGTTCTAACGAACCGAACGGGGTTCTGGACTGCAGTTTTGACGCGTCTTCTTGACGCGAACCACTTCGCTTGAAAACGCTCTATGCGGAATGCAGCAAGGCCTTGCGAACGAGATCGGCGGTGTTGCGCGCGCCGAGCTTGCGCATGGCCTCGGCGCGATGGCTCTCGAACGTGCGCGGGCTGATATTCATCCGCAGCGCGCCCTGCTTGTTGGAATAGCCGTCGCTGATCAGGCTGAGCACTTCACGTTCGCGCTTGGTCAACGGTTTGCGGCCGGCTTCCGGCGCGAACATGACATCCGGCGACCGAGAGGCTGCCGGCTTGTCGTCGCTCGGCGGCTTGAGATCGGCGGCCGGGACGGCATTGGGATAGAGGTCGGAAATCTGCTTCAGCATCGCGGACACGCGCTCGGTCTGCTCGAGCGCGTTCTCGATCACCTGCCGCAGATAGACGCCATTGCCGGGCGCGTGCGCGAACTGCTGACTGTGCTGTTTGAGCTCGTTCATATAGAGCAGCAGCGCCGTCACCGGCCCATTGAACTGCCGGACGATCGCGGCACCGGCGTCGGCCTGCGGCCGCGGCGCTGCGACTCCCTGAGTCTCGAGCGGCTGCGGCTCAGGCGGCTGCGGCTCGAGCGTCGCGGTTCCACCCATCCATGCCGGAAGGCGCGCCTCGGCTCGATTGTCATGTTGCGTCATAAGTATGGTTTACCAAAGGTGAACTTGTGGCCGCGTTAACACGGGACTCCGTAAAACTACGGGTGACGCAACTGTGACCTCGGGCCCCGACCTGCCAAGCAGGCGCAGATTACCGCTGATTTGGCAACGAATCTCGCATATTTGAGTCGAATTACAGTATTCTTACGGGACGGGTGGGCTTGGGTGCCATCGGCGAGCCAGCAGTTTCCGGCCCCCTGGTTCCGGATTGAAAGGGCCCGAATTTCGCGGCCCGGCATCGCCTCAGGGGCGCCGGAGCCGAAGGAATTTCTGCAGGAACCGCCCCGAAAGAACGAACCTGAACCACCAATACGCCATTCGTCGGGTCGTCATCGATCATCCCTCTCGACATCGGGATAGTGTCGGCATACCGCATGCGGGCGCGCGCACCTATGAGACGGTTCACATCAACCGAGCATCGGGTGCGCATTGGGCCGGCATCGGATCAGGCGAACGTCAATTTACAGCCCCGACAGGCGTCGCGATGATCGCCGCCTCTCGATCAGCAATAAGGGCGCGGCCATGAAGCGAGGGCGGAACGAATCCTGGATATCCTGGATGACGATTGCGGCGCTCGCCGCGGCACTGCTGCTTGGCGCAGGCGCGCGGGCCCAGACCCCGCCGACCAGCGATGCAACGCCGACGCCCGACAACGCGGTCATGCTCACCATCTTCTTCAAGCATGATCAGTCACGCCCGCTCGGTGAGCTCAATGCCCAGCTTGAGCGGCAGGGCTTCTACAAGGCGTTTCCGCCCGAAGGGGTCGAGGTCGTCAGCTGGTACGTGATGATGGGGATCGGCCAGGTAGTGACGCTGCGGCTGCCGGCATCGCGGCTGCGCGAGGTCAACCGCGTCATCGAGAACAGTGCCTGGGGCGCCTACCACACCGAGTTCTACCCGACCTACGACTACAAGGCGGTCGGGATCGGCAATCATGAAAAAGCAAAGCAGTAGCTGGTCGCGTCGAGACCGATGCCGGGAGTCACGGCCGCGCGCCGGACTTGCCGGTTTTGACCGAAGACCGGGCTAGCGATTGAATCCGATCCACCGCCTATGCGTGGGCCCGCGAACGCTGGCTCAATCTCTTTGCCAGGATCCGCAAATCCTCGGGGCGCCCGCTGCAAAGCAGGCGGCTGAATTCGTCAGGATCGATGGAGGCAGGCGGAAACTCGGCTGGTTTGCTTGCGGCCCGGCGTAGCCAGGTCAATCGGAAGAGACGCTTGAGCATCTTCATGGTTGTCAGCCCCGATGAGCGTCATTGTTAAATCGCGGCAATGAAATTTGGTTCCACCTCTTGTGGTCGCTCGGCGCGGAATTTCGTTCAATGCCGTCAGGCGAGCAGCGCCTTGCGCTTTCGCACCCGCGCAATGGAGCGCTGAACCGCGGTGCGATCCAGCGCCCCGTCTTGCACCGCACCCGCGACCGCCGCGGCGATGCCGGCCATCTCCTGCTCCTGGTCGAACAAATTGTTGCCGATGCAGATCATGTCCATGCCGGCGGCGATCGACTGCAGGCTGGCCGCGCTTGTGCCGAGCGCCTTCTGCAGCCCCTGCATCTGCATGTCGTCGGTGATCAGCAGCGTCTCGGGCAGGCGGCGGCGAAGCCGGCCGAGCCCGGCCGATGACAATGTCATCGGATGCTGCGCGTCCCACTGCCGGACGATGGCGTGGCTGACCAGCACCGCATCGCCATAGGTGCGCGGCGCCAACGTGTAGAACAGCTCCTCCTGCTCGGGACGCAGCGCATCGGAAATGTCCATGAACTCCAGGTGCGAATCGACGTTTGCACCGCCGATGCCCGGAAAATGCTTCAGGCAAAGGCCTACGCCCGCCTGCCGCGCCGCAGCGTCGACCAGCCGGGCATTGGCCTCGACCTCACCGGTATCGGGCGAATAGGACCGCTTGATCCTGCCGATGTTGGGATTGTCGGGATTGTAGTCGACGTCGATGACAGGCGCGAAATTGTAGCGGATGCCGAGCCGGCGCAGCTCGCCATAGCTTGCGGCGAGGACTGCCTGCTTTTCCGCGCGCGCGAGCAGATTGAACTCCTTCGCGCTCGGCAGCGGCTGAAAACCGCAGCTGTCCTTGAGCCGCCGCACCAGGCCGCCCTCCTGGTCGATGAAGACCAGCGGCCGCGACGGCAGCGCCGCGATCTCGGCGCAGAGCGACTGCACCTGCGCCGGCGAGGCGATATTGTTGTCGTACTGCCGGGTCTGGCAGGAGTAGTCGAACAGGATCACCCCGCCGAGCCCGAATTGCGCGGCAAATTCCTTCAGCCAGGGCGGAATGACCTTGCCGTAGAAGCCGAGAATGAAAAGTTCGCCGACGGACATGGCCGCTCGATTCGGTTGCCGCATGGAATCAGCCGCGCCCGATGGAATAGCACGCTGCGGCGGCGGTAAGAATATGACGCAGCTTGCTGCTCGACTGCGTTCCCCGTGCTCGCATCACTATGTTAAGACACGCCGGCGGGCCTCGATCGCCTGCCACGACACAAGGACTTTCGGAAACGCCCATGACAGCAGCTTACGTCCCGCAAATGGCCCTTTACCGCCAATGGCTGAAGCAGACGCGCGGCCTTGAATTTGCGGATTTCGAGGCGATGCGGCGCTGGTCGGTCACCGATATCGACGGCTTCTGGCAGAGCGTGTGGGATTATTTCGACCTGCGCTCGCCGACGCCGCATTCGGCGGTGCTGGCCGAGCGCAAGATGCCGGGCGCGGCGTGGTTTCCCGGCGCTTCGGTGAACTACGCGCGCCAGGTCTTTCGCCATGTCGCGCCGGCACATGCCGCAGGACTGCCGGCCCTGATCTCCAGCGGCGAGGACGGCAAGCTCTCCGAGACGAGCTGGCCCGAGCTGCAGCGCAAATCGGCGGCGCTGGCGCTGCATCTGAAAGCTAATGGCGTGCGCGCCGGCGACCGGGTCGCCGCTTACTTGCCGAACATTCCCGAGACGATCATCGCGTTCCTCGCGACCGCGAGTCTGGGCGCGGTCTGGAGCGTCTGCGCGCCCGACATGGCGGCGCCCGCGGTGATCGATCGCTTCAAGCAGATCGAGCCGAAGGTGCTGATCGCCTGCGACGCCGTGACCTATGCCGGCCGCCGCCACGACCGGCAAGGTGTGATCGAGGAATTGCGGCGCGCGCTGCCGACCGTGCAGCATGTCATCCTGCACAGCGACGCCGCGCCGTCCGAGACGCGACTGTCATCGATCCTCGCGGGCCGGAGCGCGGAGATCGACGCCTTCGAGCCGGAATGGCTGCCGTTCGATCATCCGCTCTGGATCGTCTATTCTTCGGGCACCACCGGATTGCCGAAGCCGATCCTGCACAGCCATGGCGGCATCATCGTCGTGGCGCTGCCGCTCTCGACGCTGCACAACGACATCGGCTGCAGCTATCAGCCAAACTCGTTCGGCGAACGCTTCCACTGGTACTCTTCGACCGGCTGGATCATGTGGAATTGCCAGGCCAACGGCCTGCTCAACGGCACGACCTGCTGCATTTTCGACGGCAGTCCCGGCGGCACCAAGGACAAGCCGGACTGGACCACGCTGTGGCGCTTCGTCGCCGACGCCAAGGCCACCTTCTTCGGCGCAGGGGCGGCGTTCTTTGCCAATTGCACCAAGGCGGAGATCGATCTCGCAGCCGTCGGCGACCTCTCGGGCCTGCGCACGCTCGGCTCGACCGGCTCGCCGCTCAGCGCCGACACCCAGGCCTGGTTCAACGAGCGCTTCGCCGCGCTGGCGCAGCAGAACGGCAACGCCGCGCAGGCCGATATGTGGTGGGCCAATATTTCCGGCGGCACCGACTTCGCCGGCGCCTTCATCGGCGGCAATCGCGAATTGCCGCAGACGCCGGGCATCATGCAATGCCGCCTGCTCGGCTGCGCGGTCGAAGCGTTCGACGAGCAGGGCCGCGCGGTGATCGACGAGGTCGGCGAGCTCGTCTGCACCGAGCCGCTGCCCTCGATGCCGCTGCGCTTCTGGAACGATCCCGGCAATGCGCGCTACCTTTCCAGCTATTTCGAGACCTATCCCGACAATTTCGACGGGTCCGGGCGCGGCCCGGTGTGGCGGCATGGCGACTGGCTCAAGATCAACCCCGACGGCTCCTGCGTGATCTATGGCCGCAGCGACGCCACCATCAACCGCCATGGCTTGCGGATGGGCACCAGCGAGCTCTATTCCGCGATCGAGGCGCTGCCGGAGGTGCTGGATTCGATGGTCGTCGACCTCGAATATCTCGGCCGCGACAGCTACATGCCGCTGTTCGTGGTGCTGCGCGAGGGCATTGCGCTCGACGCCGCGATGAAGGAGAAGATCAACAAGGCGGTCGAGGCCGGGCTGTCGCGCCGCTTCCTGCCCAACGACATCTTCGTCGTGGCGGAGATTCCGCGCACGCTGTCCGGCAAGAAGCAGGAGCTTCCGGTCAAGAAGCTGTTGCTCGGCCATCCCGTCGAGAAGATCATCAACCGCGACGCGATGGCCAATCCGGGATGCCTCGACTGGTATCTCGATTTTGCGAAGAGCTATCTGAGCAAGCAGGCCGGCGCGGCGTAACGGCCGCCGAATGCCCCTCGCGTTTGGGATCTCACGACATGTCTGCACCCAGCTACATCGACCCGCTCAACGGAAAGCTCTATCCGCTGGATATCCCGCGCTGGTGCTCCGACGAGGGCAAGCCGCTCCTGATCACGCCGCTGCCGGGCATCTCCCGCGACGACATCGATCGTGGGACGCGGTCGCTGTGGCGCTATCGCGCGGCGCTGCCGGTCGAGATCAGGCAGCCGATCACGATGGGCGAAGGCTGCACGCCTGCCGTCGAGAAGGCGTGGGATGAGCTGCGGCCGCATTTCAAGCTCGAATGGTTCAATCCGACCGCAAGCTTCAAGGATCGCGGCACCACGGTGATGCTGTCGTTGCTGCGCCAGCTCGGCGTCGATGCGGTGCTGGAAGACAGCTCCGGCAATGGCGGCGCGTCGGTTTCAGCCTATGGCGCGGCCGGCGGCATGCGGGTCAAAATCCTTGCGCCGGCGACGACGTCGCCGATGAAGGTGGCGCAGATGCACGCCTTCGGCGCCGAGGTGCAGCTGGTCGAAGGTCCGCGCGAGGGATCCGAGGCGGAGGCGATCCGCCAGTCGAAGCAGATCTTCTACTCCAGCCACAACTGGCAGCCGTTCTTCCTGCAGGGCACCAAGTCGCTGGCCTACGAGATCTGGGAAGATTTCGGCTTCACCGCGCCCGACAATGTCATCATGCCGGTCGGCGCCGGCAGCAGCCTGCTCGGCTGCTATATCGGCTTCAAGGAGCTCCTCGCGGCCGGACAGATCACGCGGCTGCCGCGCCTGTTCGCGGCGCAGCCGCTCAACTGCTCGCCGGTCGACGCCAGCTTCGCCGCCGGCGTCGACACGCCCATCGATCGCGCGGTCCGCAAGACCATCGCCGAGGGCACCGCGATCAAGCACCCGCTGCGGCTGAAGCAGATGATCGCGGCGCTGAAG from Bradyrhizobium elkanii USDA 76 harbors:
- a CDS encoding acetoacetate--CoA ligase, with the translated sequence MTAAYVPQMALYRQWLKQTRGLEFADFEAMRRWSVTDIDGFWQSVWDYFDLRSPTPHSAVLAERKMPGAAWFPGASVNYARQVFRHVAPAHAAGLPALISSGEDGKLSETSWPELQRKSAALALHLKANGVRAGDRVAAYLPNIPETIIAFLATASLGAVWSVCAPDMAAPAVIDRFKQIEPKVLIACDAVTYAGRRHDRQGVIEELRRALPTVQHVILHSDAAPSETRLSSILAGRSAEIDAFEPEWLPFDHPLWIVYSSGTTGLPKPILHSHGGIIVVALPLSTLHNDIGCSYQPNSFGERFHWYSSTGWIMWNCQANGLLNGTTCCIFDGSPGGTKDKPDWTTLWRFVADAKATFFGAGAAFFANCTKAEIDLAAVGDLSGLRTLGSTGSPLSADTQAWFNERFAALAQQNGNAAQADMWWANISGGTDFAGAFIGGNRELPQTPGIMQCRLLGCAVEAFDEQGRAVIDEVGELVCTEPLPSMPLRFWNDPGNARYLSSYFETYPDNFDGSGRGPVWRHGDWLKINPDGSCVIYGRSDATINRHGLRMGTSELYSAIEALPEVLDSMVVDLEYLGRDSYMPLFVVLREGIALDAAMKEKINKAVEAGLSRRFLPNDIFVVAEIPRTLSGKKQELPVKKLLLGHPVEKIINRDAMANPGCLDWYLDFAKSYLSKQAGAA
- a CDS encoding helix-turn-helix domain-containing protein: MGGTATLEPQPPEPQPLETQGVAAPRPQADAGAAIVRQFNGPVTALLLYMNELKQHSQQFAHAPGNGVYLRQVIENALEQTERVSAMLKQISDLYPNAVPAADLKPPSDDKPAASRSPDVMFAPEAGRKPLTKREREVLSLISDGYSNKQGALRMNISPRTFESHRAEAMRKLGARNTADLVRKALLHSA
- a CDS encoding threonine synthase, which produces MSAPSYIDPLNGKLYPLDIPRWCSDEGKPLLITPLPGISRDDIDRGTRSLWRYRAALPVEIRQPITMGEGCTPAVEKAWDELRPHFKLEWFNPTASFKDRGTTVMLSLLRQLGVDAVLEDSSGNGGASVSAYGAAGGMRVKILAPATTSPMKVAQMHAFGAEVQLVEGPREGSEAEAIRQSKQIFYSSHNWQPFFLQGTKSLAYEIWEDFGFTAPDNVIMPVGAGSSLLGCYIGFKELLAAGQITRLPRLFAAQPLNCSPVDASFAAGVDTPIDRAVRKTIAEGTAIKHPLRLKQMIAALKESGGGTVAIPEDGIVAALKRLARSGLFVEPTSASAAAALDVLKARGAIRPAERTVVIISGTGIKAAGLITELLGG
- a CDS encoding glycoside hydrolase family 3 N-terminal domain-containing protein: MSVGELFILGFYGKVIPPWLKEFAAQFGLGGVILFDYSCQTRQYDNNIASPAQVQSLCAEIAALPSRPLVFIDQEGGLVRRLKDSCGFQPLPSAKEFNLLARAEKQAVLAASYGELRRLGIRYNFAPVIDVDYNPDNPNIGRIKRSYSPDTGEVEANARLVDAAARQAGVGLCLKHFPGIGGANVDSHLEFMDISDALRPEQEELFYTLAPRTYGDAVLVSHAIVRQWDAQHPMTLSSAGLGRLRRRLPETLLITDDMQMQGLQKALGTSAASLQSIAAGMDMICIGNNLFDQEQEMAGIAAAVAGAVQDGALDRTAVQRSIARVRKRKALLA